The Lysobacter helvus nucleotide sequence CAGTTGCGAGGGCATCCACATGCCTTCGTCGGCCTGGGCCGAGGCGGAAAGGAGCAGCAGGGACGCAAGGAGCGGTCGGCGCATGGCGGGTCCGGTTGGAGGAATGAAGATGGGAGCGGGGTTCGCGCGTGAACCCGGGACGATACGGGCTCCGTGGCGGCCGTTGCAAAGGACGTCGGTCACGGTCCGCGCGTCACCGGCCGGCCCGGGCCCGCGCCGTATAATCCCGCCCCTCTTTCGCACTCCGCGGCCGCACCGATGACGATGATGAAAGCGCTGGTCAAGCGCGAAGCCGGCAAGGGCATCTGGATGGAAGACGTGCCCGTGCCGGCGCCGGGCCCGAACGAAGTCCTGATCAAGCTGGAAAAGACCGCGATCTGCGGCACCGACCTGCACATCTACCTGTGGGACGAGTGGAGCCAGCGCACGATCAAGCCGGGCCTGGTGATCGGGCACGAGTTCGTGGGCCGAATCGTCGACCTCGGGCCGGGCGTGTCGGGCTATTCGGTGGGCCAGCGCGTGTCGGCCGAAGGCCACATCGTCTGCGGCCATTGCCGCAACTGCCGCGCCGGTCGCCAGCACCTGTGCCCCAACACCGTGGGCATCGGCGTGAACCGCAACGGCGCGTTCGCCGAATACATCGTGATGCCGGCCAGCAACCTGTGGCCCATCCCGGACCAGATCCCGAGCGAGCTGGCCGCGTTCTTCGATCCCTATGGCAACGCGGCGCATTGCGCGCTGGAATTCGACGTGGTCGGCGAAGACGTGCTGATCACCGGCGCCGGCCCGATCGGCATCATCGCCGCGGGTATCTGCAAGCACATCGGTGCGCGCAACGTGGTGGTCACCGACGTCAACGACTTCCGCCTCAAGCTCGCCGCCGACATGGGCGCCACGCGCGTGGTCAACGTCACCAACACGTCGCTGAAGGACGTGATGGCCGACCTGCACATGGAAGGCTTCGACGTGGGCCTGGAGATGAGCGGCAATCCGCGCGCGTTCAACGACATGCTCGATTGCATGTACCACGGCGGCAAGATCGCGATGCTCGGCATCATGCCGAAGGGCGCGGGCGCCGACTGGGACAAGGTGATCTTCAAGGGCCTCACGCTGCAGGGCATCTACGGCCGGCGCATGTACGAGACCTGGTACAAGATGACGCAGCTGGTGCTCGGGGGCTTCCCGCTCGGCAAGGTGCTCACGCACCAGTTGCCGATCGACGAATTCCAGAAGGGCTTCGACCTGATGGAATCGGGCAAGGCCGGCAAGGTCGTGCTGAGCTGGAACTGACGACCATGACGCTGACCTCCCGCTACGCCGCCACGCTCGACGAAATCCGCGAGGCCGGGCTGTTCAAGTCCGAACGCATCATCACCAGCCCGCAGTCGGCGGAGATCACGCTGGAAGACGGGCGCACGGTGCTGAACTTCTGCGCCAACAACTACCTGGGCCTCGCCGACCATCCGGACGTGATCCACGCGGCGAAGGAAGCGCTGGACACGCACGGCTTCGGCATGGCGAGCGTGCGCTTCATCTGCGGCACGCAGGACCTGCACAAGGCACTGGAACGCACGATCTCGGCGTTCTTCGGCACCGAAGACACGATCCTGTACGCGGCGTGCTTCGATGCGAACGGCGGTTTGTTCGAGCCGTTGCTGGACGAGAACGACGCGATCATCTCCGACGCGCTCAACCACGCCTCGATCATCGACGGCGTGCGGCTGTGCAAGGCGAAGCGCTACCGCTACGCCAACTGCGACATGGCCGACCTCGAGGCGCAGCTCAAGCAGGCGAAGGCCGACGGCGCGCGCACGATCATGATCACGTCCGATGGCGTGTTCTCGATGGACGGGTTCATCGCGCCGCTCGACGAGATCACGAGGCTGGCGCAGCAGTACGGCGCGCTGGTGCACATCGACGAATGCCACGCCACCGGCTTCCTCGGGAAGACGGGCCGCGGCTCGGCGGAAGTGAAAGGCGTGATGGAGAAGATCGACATCTTCACCGGCACGCTCGGCAAGGCGATGGGCGGTGCGCTCGGCGGGTTCACGACGGCCAAGCGCGAAGTGATCGAGCTGCTGCGGCAGCGGTCGCGGCCGTACCTGTTCTCCAACTCGCTGCCGCCGCACGTGGTGGCCGCGGGGATCAAGGCGTTCGAGATGCTGGCATCCGCCGGTGAATTGCGCGACACGCTGGCGGAAAACACGAAATACTTCCGCGAGCGCATGACGGCGGCGGGCTTCGACATCAAGCCGGGCGTGCATCCGATTTCGCCGGTGATGCTGTACGACGCGCCGCTGGCGCAGAAGTTCGCGCAGCGGTTGCTGGAGGAAGGGATCTACGCGATCGGGTTCTTCTTTCCGGTCGTGCCCAAGGGCCAGGCGCGCATCCGCACGCAGATCAGCGCAGCGCACACGCGCGAACACCTGGACCGCGCGATCGATGCGTTCGTGCGCATCGGACGCGAACTGGGCGTCATCAAGGCCTGACGGGTTTCAGTCGCCGCGCAATGCGGCGACTTCCGTTTCGGTCAGCGGGCGCCATGCGCCCTTCGCGAGATCGCCGAGTTCCAGCGGGCCGATCGCGACGCGCACCAGGCGCAACACGTCGAAATCGAACGCGGCCAATAGACGTCGGATCTGCCGGTTGCGGCCTTCGTCCAAAACGATGTCGAGCCACGCGGTGCGATCGCCTGCGCGCAGCAGCGCGATGGACTTGGCGTGCAACGGTTCGCCGTCGGCGAGGATGCCGTCGGCGAGCGCGTCGAGCGTGTCGTCGTCCGGGCGGCGATCGACCTGCACGTGGTAGCGCTTGTCGGGACCGGTCGCGGGATCGGTGATGCGCGCGGCCCACGCGGGATCGTTGGAGAACAGCAGCAGGCCTTCGCTGGCCTTGTCGAGGCGGCCCACGGGGGCGATCCAAGGCAGGCCGGCGGATTCGAAACAGGTATAGACGGTGTCGCGGTCGTGCTCGTCGCGCGCGGTGGTCACCAGGCCGCGCGGCTTGTTGAGCACGAGGTAGAGCGGCGCGGCGGCGTCGAGCGGTTGCTCGTCCACCGTGATCCGGTGGCGGCCGGCGATCGTTGGGAATTCGGGATCACGCACGATGCGCCCGTCGACGCGCACACGGCCCGCGCGGATCCATTCGGCGGCCTGCGTGCGCGAACACACGCCGCGCTTGGACAGCGCGCGTGCAAGGCCGTGGCGGGGCGTGGCGCCGGGCACGGCGGATGCAGAGTGGGTTACTTCGCGCCGTCCGGCTTGGTGGGCGGCTTCGGCGTGGCGGGCGTCGTCGTGGTCGACGGCGCGGCCGTGGGCGTCGTGCCCGGTGCGGCGTCCGTGGGCGTCGGCGCCGCGGGTGCGGTTGCAGCACCCCCGCCCTTCGCCACGCGCACGCCACGTGCCTTCATCCACTGGTCGAACTCTTCGGCCGTCATGCGCTTGCCGTTCTGGTTCATGTCGAACCGCCACGGCGTGTTGTCGAACTGCGTCTTCGGCTTGTACGTGGCCGGATCGATCACGCCGTTCGCCGCCGGCGTGCCGGGCGATGCGGCGGGCATGGCGTTGGCGACGTTGCGGCAGCCTTCCAGGCGCAGGCGCAGCAGGACGTTGTCGACCGACTGCGCTTCGTCGAAGGCCTGCGCGAGAACGCCGGTGGGCGCGCCGAGCTGGTGGCTGGGCGCGGTGAATTCGGGCGCGACGGCGGGCAGCACGGTGGGCTGCACCGGCAGTGCGCGCGCGGTGATCGCGCAATTGTCGGACTGTGCGTGGGCAAGGCCCGCGAGACTGAACAGGGCAACCGCGATCAATGCACGCGACATGATGTTTCTCCTCGAAGGCGACGCGAGTGTAGGTGCGGGGATCGCATCGAACAACCGCAGCGATCACAGCTTGCGCGCTTGCACGCGACGTTCGCGAAAAAAGAACCGCAAAAAGAAGAAGCCCGGCACGAGGCCGGGCTTCCTTTTGTTGCTTGGAGCTTCGAACGCTTAGTTCTGGACGTTCAGCTCGGTGCGGCGGTTGCGCGCACGGCCTTCCGGATTGTCCGAACCGTCTTCGTTCGTGTTCGGCGCGATCGGGCGGCTCTCGCCGTAACCGTTCGGGCCCACCAGGCGCGCGGCGTCGACGCCGTTGCTGGTCAGGTAGTCGTACACGGCCTTGGCGCGACGCTCCGACAGCGACTGGTTGTAGGCATCGGTGCCGACGGAGTCGGTGTGACCGGCGACTTCAACCTTCAGGTCGGGGTAGCGCTTCAGGATTTCGACGGCTTCGCCGAGGATCGCCACCGCGTCCGGACGGAGCGTCGACTTGTCGAAGTCGAAGTTCACACCCTTCAGGTCGATGGAGACCGGCACCGGGCAGCCGTCCGGACCGATGGTCTGGCCAGCCTGCGAACCGGGGCACTTGTCGTCGCAGTTGTTGACGCCGTCGCCGTCATCGTCCGCATCGGCGCACGACGGGGCGGCCGGGGCCGGGGCAACCGGGGCCGACGGCTCCGGTCCGAGGGCCACGGTCAGGCCGACCGAAGCCAGCAGGTCCGTGAAGTAGTCTTCCTGCGTCTGGGCCGAACGGGCCTGGACGTCGTCGAAATCGATGCGCGTGCCGACTTCCGTACGGAGGTCAACGCGG carries:
- a CDS encoding OmpA family protein, with translation MNKKLLCAALLGGLGVAQAASAQDFDDRWYVSGSTGVNFQDTDRDTEDSIFATLGFGKFLNPNWSVEAELNYQNPDKSSNPNLWWSQYGVSADARYHFRSVDSKWWPYIRMGLGWQRHEEEFVRDPAFGTPSDGFPAQHEDNNVAVNLGAGLQFDFGRVDLRTEVGTRIDFDDVQARSAQTQEDYFTDLLASVGLTVALGPEPSAPVAPAPAAPSCADADDDGDGVNNCDDKCPGSQAGQTIGPDGCPVPVSIDLKGVNFDFDKSTLRPDAVAILGEAVEILKRYPDLKVEVAGHTDSVGTDAYNQSLSERRAKAVYDYLTSNGVDAARLVGPNGYGESRPIAPNTNEDGSDNPEGRARNRRTELNVQN
- the tdh gene encoding L-threonine 3-dehydrogenase, yielding MKALVKREAGKGIWMEDVPVPAPGPNEVLIKLEKTAICGTDLHIYLWDEWSQRTIKPGLVIGHEFVGRIVDLGPGVSGYSVGQRVSAEGHIVCGHCRNCRAGRQHLCPNTVGIGVNRNGAFAEYIVMPASNLWPIPDQIPSELAAFFDPYGNAAHCALEFDVVGEDVLITGAGPIGIIAAGICKHIGARNVVVTDVNDFRLKLAADMGATRVVNVTNTSLKDVMADLHMEGFDVGLEMSGNPRAFNDMLDCMYHGGKIAMLGIMPKGAGADWDKVIFKGLTLQGIYGRRMYETWYKMTQLVLGGFPLGKVLTHQLPIDEFQKGFDLMESGKAGKVVLSWN
- a CDS encoding pseudouridine synthase gives rise to the protein MPGATPRHGLARALSKRGVCSRTQAAEWIRAGRVRVDGRIVRDPEFPTIAGRHRITVDEQPLDAAAPLYLVLNKPRGLVTTARDEHDRDTVYTCFESAGLPWIAPVGRLDKASEGLLLFSNDPAWAARITDPATGPDKRYHVQVDRRPDDDTLDALADGILADGEPLHAKSIALLRAGDRTAWLDIVLDEGRNRQIRRLLAAFDFDVLRLVRVAIGPLELGDLAKGAWRPLTETEVAALRGD
- the kbl gene encoding glycine C-acetyltransferase translates to MTLTSRYAATLDEIREAGLFKSERIITSPQSAEITLEDGRTVLNFCANNYLGLADHPDVIHAAKEALDTHGFGMASVRFICGTQDLHKALERTISAFFGTEDTILYAACFDANGGLFEPLLDENDAIISDALNHASIIDGVRLCKAKRYRYANCDMADLEAQLKQAKADGARTIMITSDGVFSMDGFIAPLDEITRLAQQYGALVHIDECHATGFLGKTGRGSAEVKGVMEKIDIFTGTLGKAMGGALGGFTTAKREVIELLRQRSRPYLFSNSLPPHVVAAGIKAFEMLASAGELRDTLAENTKYFRERMTAAGFDIKPGVHPISPVMLYDAPLAQKFAQRLLEEGIYAIGFFFPVVPKGQARIRTQISAAHTREHLDRAIDAFVRIGRELGVIKA